From Scleropages formosus chromosome 25, fSclFor1.1, whole genome shotgun sequence, a single genomic window includes:
- the LOC108921478 gene encoding gap junction gamma-2 protein-like, producing the protein MGDWSILGRFLTEVQNHSTVIGKIWLTVLLVFRILLVALVGDAVYSDEQSKFTCNTLQPGCGNVCYDAFAPVSHLRFWVFQIVLVSTPSIFYVVYVLHKIAGDERRDVEAARARAPAESPRSVVEGPESGASALGPHGEDDWAAQDEESVEQCLLEHDAQDVTKEPGELSSKVLLIYIAHVALRSLMEVFFLAGQYYLFGFRVPYLFRCEVAPCPTRTDCFVSRATEKTVFLNFMFAIGLGCVALNVAELHYLGWLCVLRTLWGACSACCVPRRGSPGGADRRPLLLRLEHSMRSRVVLHARAPALSFQTDSTVECMSNRGPESSARGTSQLPRGRKSWL; encoded by the coding sequence ATGGGCGACTGGTCCATCCTTGGCCGTTTCCTGACGGAGGTGCAGAACCACTCGACGGTGATCGGCAAGATCTGGCTCACCGTGCTGCTCGTGTTCCGCATCCTGCTGGTGGCGCTGGTGGGCGACGCCGTCTACAGCGACGAgcagtccaagttcacgtgcaaCACTCTGCAGCCGGGCTGCGGAAACGTCTGCTACGATGCCTTTGCACCCGTCTCGCACCTGCGCTTCTGGGTCTTCCAGATCGTGCTGGTCTCCACGCCGTCCATCTTCTACGTCGTTTACGTGCTGCACAAGATTGCCGGCGACGAGAGGCGGGACGTGGAAGCGGCGCGGGCTCGGGCGCCGGCGGAGTCGCCGCGCAGTGTTGTGGAGGGCCCGGAGAGCGGCGCGTCCGCCCTCGGGCCCCACGGCGAGGACGACTGGGCTGCTCAGGATGAGGAAAGCGTTGAGCAGTGTCTGCTGGAGCACGATGCCCAGGACGTGACCAAGGAGCCAGGGGAGCTGTCCAGCAAGGTGCTGCTGATCTATATCGCGCACGTGGCGCTGCGCTCCCTCATGGAGGTTTTCTTCCTGGCGGGGCAGTACTACCTGTTCGGCTTCCGCGTGCCCTACCTGTTCCGATGCGAGGTGGCACCGTGCCCGACGCGCACCGACTGCTTTGTGTCGCGCGCCACCGAGAAGACCGTCTTCCTCAACTTCATGTTCGCCATCGGCCTCGGCTGCGTCGCGCTCAACGTGGCCGAGCTGCACTACCTGGGCTGGCTGTGCGTGCTGCGCACGCTCTGGGGCGCCTGCTCGGCCTGCTGTGTCCCTCGGAGGGGCTCCCCGGGCGGAGCCGACCgccgccccctcctgctgcgGCTGGAGCACTCGATGCGGAGCAGGGTGGTCCTCCACGCCCGGGCACCAGCTCTCTCTTTCCAGACTGACTCCACCGTGGAGTGCATGTCGAATCGGGGCCCCGAGAGTAGCGCACGTGGCACCTCCCAGCTGCCCAGGGGCAGGAAGTCCTGGCTTTGA